A stretch of Polypterus senegalus isolate Bchr_013 chromosome 3, ASM1683550v1, whole genome shotgun sequence DNA encodes these proteins:
- the pln gene encoding cardiac phospholamban, giving the protein MEKVQHMTRSAIRRASTMEVNPQTKQNLQELFVNFCLILICLLLIYIIVLLL; this is encoded by the coding sequence ATGGAGAAGGTGCAGCACATGACCCGATCTGCTATTAGAAGGGCCTCCACCATGGAAGTCAACCCTCAAACCAAACAGAACCTGCAAGAGCTTTTTGTCAACTTCTGTCTTATTTTGATTTGTCTTCTGCTAATTTATATAATTGTGCTCCTTCTATGA